One window from the genome of Brachionichthys hirsutus isolate HB-005 chromosome 19, CSIRO-AGI_Bhir_v1, whole genome shotgun sequence encodes:
- the urm1 gene encoding ubiquitin-related modifier 1: MAAPVAIHLEFGGGAELLFNGVREHHVTLPGQPDPWDMKQLLVWIQRNLLKERPELFVQGDTVRPGILVLINDADWELMGELDYKLQGQDNIVFISTLHGG; this comes from the exons ATGGCGGCGCCCGTAGCGATTCACTTGGAGTTTGG GGGAGGAGCGGAGCTGCTTTTTAACGGAGTGAGGGAACATCATGTGACTCTCCCAGGCCAGCCTGACCCTT gGGACATGAAGCAGCTGCTGGTCTGGATCCAACGCAACCTGCTAAAGGAAAGGCCCGAGCTCTTTGTCCAGGGGGACactgt GAGACCTGGGATCCTGGTGCTTATCAATGACGCCGACTGGGAGCTAATG GGCGAGCTGGACTACAAACTCCAGGGTCAAGACAACATTGTGTTTATTTCTACTCTTCATGGAGGATAG